AGGAGCTCTTCATCAGAACCGCCCTCGCCGACGGGCCGGGCGTCGTCCAGGTCATCCCCCAGGACCCTGGCGAGGCGGGGAAGACCGTCGCGCAGCAGCGCGCCACCCTGCCCGAGCTGCAGGGCATCGCCGTGCGGATCGTGCGGCCTACGGGCGACAAGGTGACCCGCTTCCAGCACGCGAGCTCGCTGGCCGAGCAGGGCCTTCTCAAGGTCGTCCGCGGATCCTGGAACGACTGGTGGTTCTCGGACCTCGAGGCGTTCCCGGACGCGACGCACGACGACACGGCCGACAGCCTGTCTGACGCAGTGAACAACTGCCCGGCGCCTTCAGCGTTTCGGGTGAGGGGAGCCACCGCATGACCAAGACCAAGGCGGCGCCGGTCGTGAAGGCCCGCGCGTTCGCCACGACCGCCCTCGACCTCGAGCCGGCCCTGCAGCTGCGCATCGACACGCCCCTCGAGGCTGAGCCGAGCGAGGCGGCGCAGACGCACGACGCCCGCGTGCGCGTCCCCTGGCCCATCCCCGCGTCGCAGCTGATCGACTTCTACCTGGCCTCGCCGTGGCTGGGAGCGATCGGCAACCTCCTCGCCGACGCCGTCAGCAGCGCGAAGTGGGACCTGGCCGCCCGCGACGTCGACACGAGCGGGCAACCCCTCGACCGCGCCGGCGACTTCGACAAGGCGTCCGACGAGAACTACCGCCGCGCCAAGGCCTGGCTCAGCAGGGAGACGATCGGCAGGGAGGGCGTCAGCGAGCTCGACCTGCCCGCCCTCCTGAGGGCCCTGTGCGTCGCGAACGACCAGACCGGCAACGTGTTCGTCGAGGTCCTCCGCGACCAGACCGGCCGCGAACCCATGCAGGTCAGCCACCTGCTGCCGCAGTTCGTCTGGTACGAGGCGCGCGACACCGGCCTCGTCCTCAGGCAGGAGGACCCGTTCGGGAAGCCCGTCAACTTCGTGCCGTTCGGCACCCGCAAGGCGGGCGACAAGGACACGCGCGAGTTCCTCCACCAACGCCAGACGAACCTCGCGTCGAGCTTCTACGGCCTCCCAGCGTGGATCGCCAGCCGCGACAGCGTCGAGGTCGACAACCAGCACCGCAAGTACCTCCGCGGCTTCTTCAAGAACCACGGCACGCCTCGCTACCTCGTCACCGTCACCGAGGACCCCACCTGGACCGGCTCCAAGCCCGGCGACGACGCCCTCGACGCCCTCTTCGAGCAGGTCCGCGGCTTCCTCGAGGCGAACCAGGGCGACATGGCCGGCAGGAACCTCATCCTGCAGTACCCCGGCGGCATCACGGTCACCGCGCAGGCCCTCGACCACAAGCTCGAGGATCCCACCTTCCCGAACACCGCGAAGCTCGCGCGCGACGAGATCCTCGCCGTGCGGCACGTGTCCCTGATCAACCTGGGCCTGCCGGAAGGCGGATACCGCGCCACGGCCGAGACGCAGGCCGACGACTTCGTGACGCAGGCGCTGATCCCGTTCGCAGCGCCCGCCGTGGCGATCATCAACCGCATCCTCCACGCGCCCGCCCCCAGCGGGCTCGGCATCACGGACTACGACTTCGAGCTGACGTTCGACGACGCCGAGCAGCTGATGCGGAAGGTGGAGGCGCTCGTGAAGGCCGCCGGCGCCCCCGTCCTCTCCCAGGCGGAAGCCAGGCAGGTGCTCGGGTACGAGCCGGCCGGCGAGACCAAGCCGCTGCTGCCGACGACGATGCTCCCCGCCGGCGACTTCGCCGCGGGCGGGCCGGATGCGCCGGCCGAGGACTAACCCGCGCCTAGCGCGCGCCCGGCACCTGGCGCAGGTCGAGGCGGCCGTCCGGCGGTACGCGCCCGAGGTCTGGACGGCCACACGCCGGCTCCACGCCAAGTGGCTGCGAGAGGCGCTCGCCGCCGCCAGGCCGCTACTCGACCGCCTCGTCATCGAGGCCAGGCTGTACGAGCTCGAGGTCGAGTGGCTCTCCACCGAGCTGGCGTGGCTCGGGTACGAGATCAGCCCTGACGAGCTGCTGCAGCAGCCTGAGGTCATCTGGACGCTGAGGCGCCTAGCGACCACCACACCCAGGCAGGCCGGCTTCCTCACCACGGACCCGAGACTGGACACTCTCGTGAGGGAGACCGTGCGGATCCTCGAGGACGACCTGTCGACCTTCTGGCGGACCCTCACCGACCCAGAGACGCTCGCCAGGCGCCTCGTCGCCCTGAAGGCCGAGGGCGTGCCGTACGTCGAGGCTTCCAGGCAGGTCGCGCGCCAGTACGGGACCGAGTTCTACCGGGCCGAGCGCCTCGTCCGCTCGAGCTACAACACCGCCGCGAACAACGCAGCCGCGGCCGCCCTCGAGGAGGCGGGCTTCACGAAGAAGCGCTGGTTGACGAGCCGGGACGCGCGCGTACGTCGACCGACGCCGGGCAGCCCGTACGACCATGCGTCAGCCGATGGCCAGACGGTCCCCGTCGATCAGCCGTTCATCGTCAGCGGCGAGCCCCTCATGTACCCCGGCGACCGCTCGAGGGGCGCGAGCGCGGGGAACCTGATCAACTGTAGATGTAGCGTGATAGGCGTAGAATGAACGTCCCTCGCGGTGCGTGAAAGGCGGAGCTCGATCCTTGACGCGATTATGAGCGGCTCATGCTAGACTCCCACCAGCACATGTAGTGCTTCCGGCCCTCGGGGCCGCGTAGATACGCGAACCCGGAGGGCTTGTCTCTGTTCGGACGCCGCCACAACCTGCAGACCAGAGCCGCGGCTGCCGTCGCGGCGCCTGTCGGCGTACCCCGCAGCGTTGACCTGACCGTCCGCGCCGGCGCAGGCGACACCCTCCTCCTCAGAGCCAGCAACGACACCGTCGTCGACCGGTACGGCACGATCATCACCGCCGAGGCGCTCCTCCGGGATTGGTGGCCGGGCTACCAGCAGCACCGCACCCTCTCCCTCCAGCACAACCTGCCCGAGCTCCGCGGCATCGAGGGCCGTCCCAACGTGGGCCTGGCGCAGCGCGTCGACTTCGCGCCTCAGCTCGAGGTCACCGGCCGCGTCCTCGACGACCACACCCGCAAGCTGATCCAGCAGGGCAAGGTACGCAGCGCCTCCCTCGAGTTCGTCCCCCTCGAGGTCGAGACCCGCACCGACAAGTCGGGCAAGCGCGTCGAGGTCTACCACCGCCTCTCGAGCGAGCCCGAGCACTGCGGCCTCTCCCTCGTCGACGTGCCCGGCGTGCCCGGCGCGGACATCCTCTCCATCCGAACCCTGCCCGCCCTCTGGGCGTACGCCGTCGTCGACCCGCGCGTCCTCAACGGCGAGGTCACCGATCCCGAGGAGGTGCGGCAGCTGGCGTGGCTGCCTCATCATGACGAACGCAGCCACGCCGTCGACGAAGCGCTGTTGGCCCGGGCGCTCGCTGACCTCGAAGCGGGCCGCGTCAGCGTGCCACCGTTCGCCAGCCTCACGCAGGCGCAGGTGGTCGAGAGAGCCCGCGCTCACCTCGAGCGGCACACCAGCCTCCGGCTCGGCAGAAGGGCCGAGCCGGAGCCCCTGAAGGAGGGGGAGATGAACGAGTGGATCAGGGCCCGAGCCGCGCAGTACGCGGCCGAGGGCATGAGCCAGGCCGACGCCGAGGCGAAGGCCAAGGCCGACTACGACAAGCTCGCGCCCGAGGTGCGAGCCAAGATCGAGGGCACACCCGCAGAGGACGAGCAGGAGACCAAGGGCCTCCTCGCGCGCCTCTTCGGCCGCAACGGCGGCGGGGACGTGCACGTGCACGTCGGGCAGCCCGCAGAGCAGGTGCAGGCCCGAGCCGCCGGCGAGCCCGCCGACGCCCAGCCCAAGGCCGAGCCCAAGCCGAAGGCTGAGGAGAAGCCGGCCGACAAGCCGCAGCAGCGCAGCGCGCGCGACATGTGGCTGCAGGCCCGCGCCGCCCTCCTCCAGGTCGAGGAAGGCCTCAGCGAGGCCGACGCCCGCGCCGCCGCGCAGGAGCAGCTCGACGCCGACCTCGGCCTGCAGGCGCGCCTCGCCGCCGCGCCCGCCCCCGAGCCGGCCGACCGCCAGGACCTCCCCCAGGAGATCCGCGCGCTCCTCCGCCGGCCCGAGGACCCCATGGCCGCCATCGCCAGCGGCCTGCGCATCCGCAGCCCCAGGCTCGAGGGCGACCAGCTCCTCGCCGAGGTCCTCATGCGCACGGTCGTCCCGCAGGTCGGCCGCCAGCGCCCGTCGACCAGGCAGCTGACCGAGGCGTACAACATGCTCGCCGAGGCCGGCATCCACTCGCGCGCCCTCTCCATCGAGACCGACGGCACGGTCATCCGTGAGGAGCTCGCGCGCCAGTTCGTGGTCAAGCCCGAGCCGGACGTCGTCTTCCGCAACCACATGCGGAGCGTGCCGATGGCCGGCGTCAAGAAGCAGACCTTCCCCCGCTTCGACAGGGCCGGCATCACGCACGAGTGGGGCCGCACCTCGACCGACCCGATCACGGACAGCGAGCCCACGCTCGACACGTTCGACATCGAGGTCAGCGAGCTGAACTCGAAGGTCGTCGTGCCCGACTCCTTCCAGATGTTCAACGCCCAGGGCATGTCCTTCGTGGCGCAGAACCTGCTCCCGGCCATGCGCGGCGCCGCCCAGTACGAGGAGGACCGGGCGTTCTTCATGAGCACCGGCACCGCCACGGACCCGGCCACGTTCAAGGGCCTCCGCAGCGTCACCGGCGTGACCAGCGTCAGCGCCAGCACGGACGGCGACGCCTTCGACCTCAGCATCCTCTCGAGCCTGCTGAGGGCGATGCCGGTCGCGTTCCGGTCCGACGTGGCCAGGCTCGCGTTCTACATGCCCATCAGCCTCGCCGACGACTTCGCCGAGATCATCAGCGAGCGCGCCACCGTCCTCGGTGACCGCCTCCTGTCCGAGGCGAGCGGCGTCGGCCCGCGCGCCTTCGGCATGTACCGCGGCGTGCCCGTGTACGGGATCTCGCACCTGCCCAACAACGAGACCCAGGGTGGGTCGACGGACTGCGGCACGGTGTTCCTCGTGCACCGGGACATCCCGGTCATCGGTGACGCGCTCACCATCAGGATCGAGCCGTACCGGCGCGAGAACTTCATCGACGTACTGCAGCTGCAGGCGTGGGTGGGTCTCGGGTACCAGTTCCCGGCCGGCGTCGTGCGCCGCGTCGGCGTCCGTCCGCGCCTCCAGGGCTAGTGAGCCATGGCGAAGCCCAAGGCTCTGACCACCCAGGCCGGTAAGGGCGGGGCGGAGCTCCCAGAGATGGGGGCTCTGCTCCGGTTCCTGCAGGAGCGGTTCCTCGCCGTCAAGGACACGACCGAGACGGACACCAGCGGCTGGAAGGAGA
This DNA window, taken from Trueperaceae bacterium, encodes the following:
- the terL gene encoding phage terminase large subunit — protein: PDPDWTVGTKVGRGPGRAPEHYVLDAVRLRGSPSQVQELFIRTALADGPGVVQVIPQDPGEAGKTVAQQRATLPELQGIAVRIVRPTGDKVTRFQHASSLAEQGLLKVVRGSWNDWWFSDLEAFPDATHDDTADSLSDAVNNCPAPSAFRVRGATA
- a CDS encoding phage portal protein, translated to MTKTKAAPVVKARAFATTALDLEPALQLRIDTPLEAEPSEAAQTHDARVRVPWPIPASQLIDFYLASPWLGAIGNLLADAVSSAKWDLAARDVDTSGQPLDRAGDFDKASDENYRRAKAWLSRETIGREGVSELDLPALLRALCVANDQTGNVFVEVLRDQTGREPMQVSHLLPQFVWYEARDTGLVLRQEDPFGKPVNFVPFGTRKAGDKDTREFLHQRQTNLASSFYGLPAWIASRDSVEVDNQHRKYLRGFFKNHGTPRYLVTVTEDPTWTGSKPGDDALDALFEQVRGFLEANQGDMAGRNLILQYPGGITVTAQALDHKLEDPTFPNTAKLARDEILAVRHVSLINLGLPEGGYRATAETQADDFVTQALIPFAAPAVAIINRILHAPAPSGLGITDYDFELTFDDAEQLMRKVEALVKAAGAPVLSQAEARQVLGYEPAGETKPLLPTTMLPAGDFAAGGPDAPAED
- a CDS encoding phage major capsid protein, which translates into the protein MSLFGRRHNLQTRAAAAVAAPVGVPRSVDLTVRAGAGDTLLLRASNDTVVDRYGTIITAEALLRDWWPGYQQHRTLSLQHNLPELRGIEGRPNVGLAQRVDFAPQLEVTGRVLDDHTRKLIQQGKVRSASLEFVPLEVETRTDKSGKRVEVYHRLSSEPEHCGLSLVDVPGVPGADILSIRTLPALWAYAVVDPRVLNGEVTDPEEVRQLAWLPHHDERSHAVDEALLARALADLEAGRVSVPPFASLTQAQVVERARAHLERHTSLRLGRRAEPEPLKEGEMNEWIRARAAQYAAEGMSQADAEAKAKADYDKLAPEVRAKIEGTPAEDEQETKGLLARLFGRNGGGDVHVHVGQPAEQVQARAAGEPADAQPKAEPKPKAEEKPADKPQQRSARDMWLQARAALLQVEEGLSEADARAAAQEQLDADLGLQARLAAAPAPEPADRQDLPQEIRALLRRPEDPMAAIASGLRIRSPRLEGDQLLAEVLMRTVVPQVGRQRPSTRQLTEAYNMLAEAGIHSRALSIETDGTVIREELARQFVVKPEPDVVFRNHMRSVPMAGVKKQTFPRFDRAGITHEWGRTSTDPITDSEPTLDTFDIEVSELNSKVVVPDSFQMFNAQGMSFVAQNLLPAMRGAAQYEEDRAFFMSTGTATDPATFKGLRSVTGVTSVSASTDGDAFDLSILSSLLRAMPVAFRSDVARLAFYMPISLADDFAEIISERATVLGDRLLSEASGVGPRAFGMYRGVPVYGISHLPNNETQGGSTDCGTVFLVHRDIPVIGDALTIRIEPYRRENFIDVLQLQAWVGLGYQFPAGVVRRVGVRPRLQG